The following nucleotide sequence is from Tardiphaga alba.
ATCCTGCAGATTGCAACGAGCGCATCGGTAGCGCCTCATATCGGAGTGGCGGTGCCCGAGGCCATGGTCGTGGGGCTATCAGAGACATGCGGAGGCGAGATTGACCCAGCCAATACTGGAGAAATCGTGTCTCTGGCGGAGGGCGCCGACGCGGTCGTCGTGGGGCCTGGCATGATGGATGAGGACGCGCTGCGTCCGCTGGTGATGGCGCTGCTCGCGGGTACGAAGGCACGCATCGTCCTGGACGCCGCAGCCATCACCTGCTTGCGCGGGAAGCTGGGCAGTCTCCGTGGCGGATCGAGCAGAGCGATTATCACCCCGCATGCCGGTGAAATGGCCCGTCTTCTACAGACCGGGCGGGACGAGGTCGAGCGCGAGCCGCTGCAGGCCGCTCATCGCGCAGCAGGGCACGCCGAGGTCGTTGTCATGAAGGGCGCCGAGACGTATGTCGTCGGCGAAGAGACATGGCGGGCGTGCTTCGGCTCGATCGCTTTGGCCACGTCCGGCTCCGGAGACGTCCTCGCCGGCATCCTCGGAGGCATCCTGGCCCGCGGTACAGATTCCACCCTTGCAGCGCTCTGGGCGGTGTGTCTCCACGGCGAGGCCGGGCGGATGCTTAGTGTCCGGCACGGAAGTGTAGGCACGCTGGCGAGGGAATTGCCGGATGAGGTCCCGCGGTTGATGGCCAACTTCGAGGGTGTTCATACCGATTGACGCGAACGGCACGCACGCGTCCTTCCCATTCGGCACGGGCTTCACAGCGAAAACACATTCGGTCCCAACGACGCGTGAACATTCGTATTAAATTGGCGTTAGTGCCCAAACAAAAGTTGAGGACGCCATGCCGAGAAATGCGAACAAGCTTTGGACTGACCGTGATGAAAACCGGCTTCGCGAGTTGGCGTCCTCCGGCGCGTCATTAATTCGAGCAAC
It contains:
- a CDS encoding NAD(P)H-hydrate dehydratase; this translates as MTAYRELSTDYLRANPLPFHENGSGKEARGRVLVISGNARVPGAAILAGVSALRSGAGILQIATSASVAPHIGVAVPEAMVVGLSETCGGEIDPANTGEIVSLAEGADAVVVGPGMMDEDALRPLVMALLAGTKARIVLDAAAITCLRGKLGSLRGGSSRAIITPHAGEMARLLQTGRDEVEREPLQAAHRAAGHAEVVVMKGAETYVVGEETWRACFGSIALATSGSGDVLAGILGGILARGTDSTLAALWAVCLHGEAGRMLSVRHGSVGTLARELPDEVPRLMANFEGVHTD